In Candidatus Micrarchaeota archaeon, a genomic segment contains:
- a CDS encoding ribonuclease Z: MLPEIVFLGTSAGIPTADRGLPSFSLIYKGKVYLFDVGEGTQRQMMRFNVRYFKTESVFITHLHTDHFLGLLGLVETLHLLDRRSVLNVYGPPGLKDLVFVRHDFLNITEFDRVRKVRFDGFYVKPFRVKHIPNSYGYVIQFDDRIKFDGYRARSLGIRGRMFRELIEKGKIRVGRRTVYLEDVSSVKKGLKIVYSGDTRPCASVVNAAKGADLLIHEASFLESESDLAKERRHSTALEAAEVAKKAGVRKLILTHISQRYKDLNIVEKEAKKVFRNTHCAYDGMRITLRP, translated from the coding sequence ATGTTACCTGAGATAGTGTTCTTGGGCACGAGCGCCGGAATACCTACGGCAGACCGCGGATTACCTTCTTTCTCGCTGATCTACAAGGGGAAGGTCTATCTGTTCGATGTGGGAGAGGGCACTCAACGTCAGATGATGAGGTTCAATGTTCGCTATTTCAAAACGGAAAGCGTCTTTATTACCCATCTCCATACCGACCATTTCTTAGGTCTGTTGGGACTGGTCGAAACCCTTCACCTGTTGGATAGAAGGTCTGTTCTGAACGTTTACGGTCCGCCAGGATTGAAGGATCTGGTGTTCGTCCGTCACGATTTCCTTAATATAACGGAGTTCGATAGGGTGAGAAAGGTACGGTTTGACGGGTTCTACGTTAAACCGTTCCGTGTGAAGCACATTCCCAACAGTTACGGTTACGTCATCCAGTTTGATGATAGGATAAAGTTTGACGGTTACAGAGCAAGGTCTTTGGGCATCCGCGGTCGGATGTTCAGAGAACTTATCGAAAAGGGTAAGATCCGTGTGGGGAGGCGGACGGTATATCTGGAGGATGTCAGCAGTGTGAAGAAGGGGTTGAAGATTGTTTATTCTGGCGATACGAGACCGTGTGCGTCTGTTGTCAATGCGGCAAAAGGTGCCGACTTACTTATCCACGAAGCCTCTTTCTTGGAATCGGAGTCAGACCTTGCAAAAGAGAGAAGGCATTCAACGGCTTTGGAAGCGGCAGAAGTTGCGAAAAAGGCCGGCGTTAGAAAACTTATCCTTACACATATAAGTCAGAGATATAAAGATTTAAACATTGTAGAAAAAGAAGCGAAGAAGGTGTTTAGGAACACCCATTGCGCTTACGACGGAATGAGGATAACCCTTAGGCCTTAG